In Aedes albopictus strain Foshan chromosome 3, AalbF5, whole genome shotgun sequence, the genomic window AGCCATCGTTTTCCTTGATGCTGATGTCGAACTTCAGGCAATCGGATTCTGGTTCCCAGGTGATGCCCAGCGTTTTAACGGTTTCGTCCGGATCGAATTTGATAGAGGATTGTGTTCCGATTTGATCTTGGGGAAGTCCTTGGAGAACTTCCAGACGATTCGATGTCCATTTTCGTAAGGGAAGGCCGCCTTTGGCCATCAGATCACCCATCTCATTTCGCAAAGTGATGGCTCCTTCCACAGTGTCGTCTCCCCCAATGAAGTCATCGACGTAGTAGCATTTCGGAACCAGTGGTGCTGCCTTCGGGTAATATTGTCCTTCGTCCTCGGCGAGTCTCAGGAGTGTTTTGGTTGCTAGGTACGATGATGGAGCCAGTCCGTAGGTAACGGTACGAAGTTGGTAGGTACGAATAGGTTCGGATGTgtcgaatctccacaagatttgtTGAAGAGATCTGTCCTCAGGGTGGACCGTCACCTGACGGTACATCTTTTCAATGTCTCCGACCAAAGCTACAGCATACTTCCGGAAACGAATCACAATGTGCAGTAGTTCATCCTGTACGACAGGGCCCACAAGCAGTGCTTCATTCAGGGAGCATCCGGTACTAGTTTTCGCCGATCCGTCGAAGACAACCCTCAATTTTGTAGTTGTGCTGGAAGCCTTCAGGACAGGGTGATGGGGCAAGTAGAAACTTCGTTTGGATTGCTGCTCGGAATCAGGAACCAACTCCATATGCTGCAAATCAAGGTACTCTCGCAGGAATTTGTGATATGCCGTTCGAAGTTCCTCGTTCCTTTCGAGCCTTTTCTCCAGTAGGTTGAAACGATGCAGGGCCGATGACTTGGATTCTCCCAACATTTGATCGATCATCGGTTTCTTCGGCATTCTGACGACGTATCGCCCTTCTTCATCTCGCGTCGTTGTTGTGTTGTAGAGCTCCTCGCAGTCCTCCTCTTCGATAGATAGTTGTTTCCGGTCGACCAGTTCCTCAACTTCCCAGAAACGTTCTATCAAACGACCCAATGGTTCAGCTGTGACACAGTTAGAGATGGTGATCCGAGAGTGTGGTTGTAGTGAAGCGCTTCCGGCGATGACCCATCCAAATACGGTTTCGACGACCAAAGGAAGGTTGGGTCCCAGATGAATCGGAGGGGTTTGGCCAAATAACGAGAAAAAGTGTTGCACTCCGAGAATTAGGTCCACTTCGCCTCGTACGTTGAACTTAGGATCCGCCAATGATACATTCTCAGGGATGGTCCATGAATGCGTGGAAATACTTTCGACGGGTTGCTTGGCAGTGACCTTGTTCAGTACCAAGAATTCCATAGTCATGGCGAAGTCTGTCAATCGAGACCGCACCTCCACGGATACGGTTTGGGAGCATTTTACCACGCCTGTGCCTACACCATGTACGTCGATTTTCACCTTCTGTCCCTTCACACGCAGCAGTTGAGCGAGCCTTTCCGTCATCAGGTTTGACATGGATCCAGAATCTAGCATTGCACGAGCAAACAGTTCATTCCCGTGGCGGTCGACGACCTTTACAACCGCTGTCATCAAGAACGTACTGCAACCGACCGCTACTGTGTTGACTATTGTTGAGGGTGACCCGTTCTTGCTGTCTTCCGATCCTCTTGACGTCGCTACGTTCGAAACTGTATTCGAGTtgggaaaccctggatgaatcatCGTGTGGTGCTTTCCTCTACAGGTTTTGCAACGGAATTTCGATTGGCAGTTCTTCACGAAGTGGTCCGTCCTGAAGCAATTGCTGCACAGCCGATTCGAGTTCACCAGGTCCAGCCGTTTCTCCAGTGGCATCTTGGGAAATTCGATGCATTCCACCAAACGGTGATTAAGCGAGCACGCTACGCATTTGAAGATTCGCTCATCGGAAGCAGCATGAGTATACACCTTCGCAGGGCCGAAACGCTTTGAGGGCAGGGGTTGTGACGAAGTTGATTGCGCTGCTTGGGAAGAGTTAACCGAGAGGGATTCGAGCACACGTGTCCGCCGTTGCAGGAATTCGATGAATGCAGTGTAGTTCGGCTCTGTCAATGTAGAAGCATGATCCTCCCACAACTTCAGTGTGACGTCATCCAGGCGAGCGCATAGCAGATGTGCTAAGATTGTACTCCAACCGTCGACAGGTTCCTGTAACTGCTTCAAGATCTTCGTGTGCTTCTCGAAAGCATCGATGAGGCCATGTAATCCATTAGCTGACTCTCGTTTCATTTTAGGGTGATCCAACATCGTCTGAAGGTGGCGTTTTTTTCAGCAAATAGGTGTTCGAATACCGGTCGACCAAAACCTGCCATGCCACAGCATAATTCATGGAGCTGATGGTGAGCGATTCGATCAGTTGAGCCGCCTCGCCTTTTACCGCCGCCCGCAAATAGTGGAATTTTTGCACGGTCGAAAGTTCGGTGGAAGAGTGGATTAAGGCGATGAATGTATCATGGAACGTTAACCACTGGTTGTAGTCCCCGCTGAATTCAGGAAGGTTGATGGTCGGTAATTTGACTGCAGCTAGATGCGATGAATTCGGTTGAGATTGCTGATGCGTGCTATGTGGGTTCGGCGTATCCGGTATTTTCGACAGCAGCACGCCCTTTACACGGAAAAACTTCGATTCAAATTTCTCGCGCGTAGCCATATGTTGAGGTTCCCCCTGGATGGATTCATCGTGGCATTCGATGTCAGATTGCACATCCTCGAACGAGCTCCATAATTTGTCCATGCTTTCGATCCGAAGGGTGATTTCATAGTGGTCCTTTTCAGCATCgcagttctgggagaattcctcgcaCCGATCCAGCGCCGCTAGGATGTTGGTGCGCTTCTGCTCGAGTTGTAGCATCTTCTTTTTGGTCATGCTGGCCGGAGGTTCCCTTGAAACAAAGATCCGGTAGAGACGCAGGGAAACGTAGATTGGTTGGAACGTTACTCACCTTCTACAAGGTGGAAAATTGccttgtatttcaatatccggaACCAGCAATCACAGAGATCCTCAAATCCAGAACTTGGCGGATGGTCGTAGTAGAACGTGTCCCTTCAAATTAAGACCCGGTAGAGACGCAAAGAAACGTAAGTTTATTGGAACCACACTAACCTTGTCAAGGACAAAGATATGCCTTGGAATTTCATAAACCGTTGAACTGGATCAGTTTGAAAAGGCCAGTTGATGGGCGCCGATTGGTGGTCCGAAACTGCCAGTAGGGTCACAAGATGTCCGATTCTTTGGTCGGCGACCAAGAACAATGGGATGGGATGTGCAATGGCGATCGGGTAGTTTAGCGGTTTTAGTATACGTGGGGTCCTTCCAAGAGCTTCTGGGGGTCCAAACGCcggatcctggtcacggcaccaatttTGTGTTACGTCTAGTGGCCAGCGTTGGGGGGAATCCGTACTCTTATCCGTTTTGGGTCCGTAGGGTCCAGTATGCTGTACGCACTTCAAAGTCCACCAAGAGTCGTCATAGTCCAATCCACTTAATCGTCACATTAAACCACCAATAAACACATTTTAGTAGTCACAAACCAACAAGATTTATTGTAAAACACTTAACTACTTTATTCGGTGAAACTAACGATCATTTCGAATTGGAATTTATTGGCTGGTCTTCTCTATGGCGGCTGTGTAACGAATGATAGTCGGCTCTATTGAAagcggtaaaaaaaaaaaaaaaaaataaaaaaaaaaaaaaaagaaaaaaaaaaaaaaaaaaaacgtactcTTATCCGTTTTGGGTCCGTAGGGTCCAGTATGCTGTACGCACTTCAAAGTCCACCAAGAGTCGTCATAGTCCAATCCACTTAATCGTCACATTAAACCACCAATAAACACATTTTAATAGTCACAAACCAACAAGATTTATTGTAAAACACTTAACTACTTTATTCGGTGAAACTAACGATCATTTCGAATTGGAATTTATTGGCTGGTCTTCTCTATGGCGGCTGTGTAACGAATGATAGTCGGCTCTATTGAAAGCGGTAATTTTGCGGGCTCATGTCTAGGCTGGTATTGGTGTGGGAAATGGATAACATAGCTCGTCTAAATTTTACCTATACTGAACTGTGCGAAAGCGATCTAAATTGGTTTGGGTCTAAACTACAATAAAACAGTGCACTAAAcaagccccttgaaaagggttttttcgcaataactttctaataactgattctacatttttctcatgttctacaatgttatagataatggtaaaataaATTTTACCGAACATAACatcccgctaatttcaaaaataaaatagttataacggtttttatagttttttgggccatatttcaaacatatgtaacttagctataggcaattatatgcaaatttccttttacgcatgtgaaagtacaagtTATTGTCTCTCTTAGAAAGTCTCTCCGGTGGAAAGTTAGTTGCAGTAACGTCGAATTTCTAAGATGTATGGTCGGAACACGGAAGTTTAATGGAGAAAGCAACGCTGGAGCATCGATTTCACTATTAAGTAGTTTAGCTACAAGTAGCGACTGTTGTACTTTTCGCCGTCGCTCCAAGGTCTCCAACCCTAGTAGCTGGCATCTGTCTGGATAGGGTGGCAAGTTATCAGGATCTCTCCAAGGCATACTTCTCAAGGCTAAGCGGATGAACCGTCTCTGAATTCGTTCAATTCTTAGGCTCCACGTGACTTGGTACGGATGCCATACGACGAAGGCATTTTCCAAAATTGGGCGTACTAGTGCACAGTAAAGAGATTTCCAACAATGCGGGTCACAAAAATCCTTGGCTATTTTGGAAATGAAGCCTAACTGACGCGATGCCTTCGATACTATTTCAGAGCGATGAAGATCGAAAGTCATTTTAGTATCCAAACGAACACCTAGGTCTGTCACACTAGTCACTCTGTTCAGGGGATCTCTTTCAATATGATATCGAAAATCAATCGGCTGTACTGTGCGGTGGAAAGTAATCACCTGACATTTTTCCACGCTTATAGTCAGCTTATTTCTACGGCACCAATCTGCGAAAAGTGTCAGCGAGTTCTGAAGATGTCTGCAATCATTTATACAACGCACCACAATAAACAGCTTCAGGTCATCCGCATAGATCAGCTTCAATCCTTCGTCCAAAACCAAAGCAGCATCATTGAAGAAAATAATGAAAAGCAACGGTCCAAGATTGCTTCCTTGCGAAACTCCGGACTTGTTGGAAAATGATGATGATACACAGCCGTCGATCTTCACTCGAAGCTCTCGTCCTGTAAGGTATGACTCCAGCCAAGACACCAAATGCGAAGCGACACCGAGGCGAGATAACTTTCGTAGAAGTATTCCGTGGTCAATTTTATCAAACGCTGCCTTCAAGTCGGTGTAAATAGCGTCCACCTGGGCATTTGCTTCCATTCCCCTCAAACACTTTGATGTGAAAGTCAGCAAGTTGGTAGTGACCGATCGATTAGGCATGAACCCATGTTGTTCAGTGGAGATATAGCTTTTTGTGGCATCGAAGATGATTCCACATACTATTATCTCAAACAGTTTGGAGACAGCTGACAAGCTAGTGATTCCCCGATAGTTCGCGACATTATGGCGATCACCACGTTTGAAAACAGGTGTCATATACGATTGTTTCCATATGCGTGGAAATTTGGCCTGCTGGAGTGAGCGATTGAAAATATCGCACAAAGGTTGTGCCAATGCAGAAATACAAcggcagatgattttttttttattcctgttcgggtttgtcactgcgaccagtttttagatctattgtgacattacccgtatccttagtgtagtgcatgtcgcattactcaattgccattgaggggcaataaagtatcgattttgatacagtttttgttttgttttcttagaaaacaaaacaagagtactgatattggccatgcatcggaaacctagcatcacccttgttttactgctaaattctccccaggtttaggacccgggttttaacattagcagcaatatcatttcaataatgggacatgtgttcagtaataaggattctagtatgttccttgcgtactagcactttccagtcttcgaagagttagtacatacatggatccctaacccaatttgatttcctttgcattgagtttagcctcagatggtgaggtttttaactatatgcaaagtaaagttggtaaacttagttttattcaaagactggaagtcatcacaacaccagtagcaaggactaaatactataatgcctataattatcagaacacatattccaaaattgaaaaataggacgacactagatttcggtttggtagatctaacaccgcaacgcagcccaaaaaggcgatctacccacgctacgggctccgttaaagatcgagcatgttttaaaccccctcaaccattcatccctcagcacgggtcgcctgacaccttggattggggttacctgtttggtggacttttacccccggaacaggtggtccgtagtgctattctaagccggcagctacacggtttACGGCAGATGATAACTGCAGGTAATCCATCTGGACCGGGAAAATACGTTTTAGTTTTTTAGCTGCCAGTGAGACCATGTCCGGGTTTATAGTGAACATTCCTAGATCAACGACGTCGACGGGAACATCACGGACAGCGTCTGCAATCTCCCGTTCAGAAGCGGCGTTCAGGGAAAATACAGATTCGAAGTGTTCAGCAAATAAATGACTGCACAAGGACATCGCATATGCATCGTTCAAATGTACGTTTGATGGGATAGCATCATTTTTCCTTTTGTAATTAACGAAGCGCCAAAAGCCACGAGGATTTCTTCTTAGATCCATTTGAACACGCAAAACGTACGATTTGTATAGGGAGGCGTTATTGTAACGGTATGCATTGCTGGCACGATGGAAGTTGCGTTTATTGATAGGCGTTCGTTGGCGACGTAGCTTTCTTTGACACGCATTGCGTGTGCGCTTCAATTTTCGTAAATAGGATGTGCTCCAAGCGGGAGAAACAGGTGGGCGAATCCGAGGTACATGGGATACAAGCCACTCGTTTAAGGCTCaaatctagcgtaacatgtgTAAAGGGCCTAAAGGCTTTTTGTAATCAAAAatgtttcggtcgctgtaggaCTCATCTTGATCCCACCCATGCACATCAACACGCTTATCAGAAAGAGTAATCTTCGGGCTAACTGTTAAGTGTGTTGTTGTCCGTGGGTGGATCAAGATGAGtcctacagcgaccgaaacatgtttgtttttcacatgttacgctagaaataaccatcattcagtcatcagcaatattcaattattcaaaagcagttttcttgctctaaatcacaaaaccgtcattgaaaatGGTTTCAATGTTATCCAGATGGTGACTAGAGtgcaatgatatttttttatgaacatTGGTTGAAAAACATttaagcgagaaaactgcttataattttttgctaaacgatgatggtttgtttcatcTTAAAACGTTCGAAAAGCTTTCGGCCATATCATCCACATCGTTGTTATTAGAAATTTCATTCCAATTTACCGCTAGCAAATAGTCCGAAAGAGGATCAACGGGTAATAATGGATCCGAAGAGAAGTTCACATCGGCCACACAATCCGGCGTTTAATTTCTCCTCCAGTTAAATGAATATCTAGGGGTCAGCATTCCACAGGTTCAATCGAAGCAGAGGCAAACTGGGATGATTCGCCAGGGTCCGGTGTAACAGTGATCGAAGGAGTGCATGCATCGGGCATCCAATATTTCCCTACACGAGTATCTTCAAATTCATGGAAAAGAATACCCTTCGGCCACGACGAAGGATCAAGTGCGGTTTCACGGAATATGGGATCG contains:
- the LOC134290270 gene encoding uncharacterized protein LOC134290270, producing MKRESANGLHGLIDAFEKHTKILKQLQEPVDGWSTILAHLLCARLDDVTLKLWEDHASTLTEPNYTAFIEFLQRRTRVLESLSVNSSQAAQSTSSQPLPSKRFGPAKVYTHAASDERIFKCVACSLNHRLVECIEFPKMPLEKRLDLVNSNRLCSNCFRTDHFVKNCQSKFRCKTCRGKHHTMIHPGFPNSNTVSNVATSRGSEDSKNGSPSTIVNTVAVGCSTFLMTAVVKVVDRHGNELFARAMLDSGSMSNLMTERLAQLLRVKGQKVKIDVHGVGTGVVKCSQTVSVEVRSRLTDFAMTMEFLVLNKVTAKQPVESISTHSWTIPENVSLADPKFNVRGEVDLILGVQHFFSLFGQTPPIHLGPNLPLVVETVFGWVIAGSASLQPHSRITISNCVTAEPLGRLIERFWEVEELVDRKQLSIEEEDCEELYNTTTTRDEEGRYVVRMPKKPMIDQMLGESKSSALHRFNLLEKRLERNEELRTAYHKFLREYLDLQHMELVPDSEQQSKRSFYLPHHPVLKASSTTTKLRVVFDGSAKTSTGCSLNEALLVGPVVQDELLHIVIRFRKYAVALVGDIEKMYRQVTVHPEDRSLQQILWRFDTSEPIRTYQLRTVTYGLAPSSYLATKTLLRLAEDEGQYYPKAAPLVPKCYYVDDFIGGDDTVEGAITLRNEMGDLMAKGGLPLRKWTSNRLEVLQGLPQDQIGTQSSIKFDPDETVKTLGITWEPESDCLKFDISIKENDGSLTKRKIQSCIAQLFDPLGLISPVVISAKVIMQRLWLIPIGWDDEVPKDLQELWQEFRPQINELAACKVDRFIFLPNAVSAQLHCFADASKVAYGCCIYARSVDEHGTVKVQLVSAKSRVAPLKRLSIPRLELCAAQLAARLYTKVTQALELEFDAVHFWSDSTVVLDWLRAPSYHWKTFVANRVSEIQTTTHDAPWKHVLGTQNPADLVSRGMHVSDFLESSLWHHGPEWLGTSEENWPQQKELEPTPEDQMERETVAAAAACTVKINPIFSRYSHFTKLIRVTAWISRFRRNCQSRHLGQHLHLDTTLSVEELENAKHQLVRLVQSETYQQEIKDLSTGKLVSPKSTIRNLLPFCDEKGILRVGGRLRHSNEPYETKHPILLPGNHPFTKLLARHYHHKLLHGGLRLMLAVIRENYWPVNGKRLLRGITRSCYECTRTNPVPVRQPMGQLPASRVTPSRAFFHTGVDYCGPIYLRPPHRKAAPIKAYICNFIGARNELHEIYQRLQNQSDLNHIRDNLAMVGISWPLIPPKAPNFGGLWESAVKIAKRHLQRQLRDSLLSYEEMSTVLAQIESCMNSRPLCALSEDTLDLSALTPGHFLIGTSLHALPDPDLREIPINRLDRFQRLQEKTQQFWFQWRNDYLKELQRDSKPFRCPSTTLRTGTMVILRDDSLPPTKWPLARILEANPGGDGVVRVVVVRTSSGIYKRPASQICLLPADDQQSFSAISDTAKHDVDDDSEC
- the LOC134290271 gene encoding uncharacterized protein LOC134290271 → MTKKKMLQLEQKRTNILAALDRCEEFSQNCDAEKDHYEITLRIESMDKLWSSFEDVQSDIECHDESIQGEPQHMATREKFESKFFRVKGVLLSKIPDTPNPHSTHQQSQPNSSHLAAVKLPTINLPEFSGDYNQWLTFHDTFIALIHSSTELSTVQKFHYLRAAVKGEAAQLIESLTISSMNYAVAWQVLVDRYSNTYLLKKTPPSDDVGSP